In a single window of the Micromonospora inositola genome:
- a CDS encoding phospholipase D family protein produces MAMQDWFLTAQERANPGSEIPVWTTGNLAEPLIHGAAYFDRLASEVAALKAGDQLFFTDWRGDPDQRMRPDGPTVAQLFAHAAQRGVVVKGLIWRSHLDALSYSEAENRDLSEAICAAGGEVLLDQRVRRGGSHHQKLVVLRHPDDPERDVAFAGGIDLCHSRRDDAAHRGDPQAVAMSPKYGAHPPWHDVQLAVRGPVVGALDTTFRERWTDPMPLDSENPLAYLRDRLRGSDLSPDPLPDQPADPPPCGPQQIQVLRTYPAVRPRYSFAPDGERTVARGYTKAVRRARRLIYLEDQYLWSTEVADLFARALREQPELHLVAVVPRHPDVDGRLALPPNMVGREQALSLCQQAARDRVHVFDVENHEGTPVYVHAKVCVIDDVWASVGSDNFNRRSWTHDSELSCAVLDDTRDERPPTDPAGLGDGARVFARDLRLRLWREHLDRDPAGGEDHDLLDPAEAVQAITDAADALHRWHDGGRVGPRPPGRLRPHRPERLPWHTRVWALPAYRLVYDPDGRPLRARRAGTW; encoded by the coding sequence GTGGCGATGCAGGACTGGTTCCTCACCGCGCAGGAACGTGCCAACCCGGGATCTGAAATACCCGTCTGGACGACGGGAAACCTCGCCGAGCCGTTGATTCACGGCGCGGCGTACTTCGACCGGCTGGCCAGCGAGGTGGCGGCGCTGAAGGCCGGCGATCAGCTCTTCTTCACCGACTGGCGGGGCGACCCGGATCAGCGGATGCGTCCGGACGGCCCGACGGTGGCGCAACTCTTCGCCCACGCCGCCCAGCGCGGCGTGGTGGTCAAGGGTCTGATCTGGCGGTCCCACCTCGACGCGCTCTCCTACAGCGAGGCGGAGAACCGCGATCTCAGCGAGGCGATCTGCGCGGCCGGCGGCGAGGTGCTGCTGGACCAGCGGGTCCGGCGCGGCGGCTCGCACCACCAGAAGCTCGTGGTGCTGCGCCACCCGGACGACCCGGAGCGGGACGTCGCCTTCGCCGGCGGGATCGACCTCTGCCACAGCCGGCGGGACGACGCGGCGCACCGGGGTGACCCGCAGGCCGTCGCCATGTCCCCGAAGTACGGCGCCCACCCGCCGTGGCACGACGTCCAGCTCGCGGTCCGCGGCCCGGTGGTCGGCGCGCTCGACACGACGTTCCGCGAGCGGTGGACCGATCCGATGCCGCTGGACTCGGAGAACCCGCTGGCCTACCTGCGGGACCGGCTGCGCGGCTCCGACCTGAGCCCCGACCCGCTCCCCGACCAGCCCGCCGATCCCCCGCCGTGCGGGCCGCAGCAGATCCAGGTGCTGCGCACCTACCCGGCGGTTCGACCGCGCTACTCCTTCGCCCCGGACGGCGAGCGGACGGTGGCCCGCGGCTACACCAAGGCGGTGCGCCGGGCCCGGCGGCTGATCTACCTGGAGGACCAGTACCTCTGGTCGACCGAGGTGGCGGACCTCTTCGCGCGGGCGCTGCGGGAGCAGCCCGAACTGCACCTGGTCGCCGTCGTGCCGCGGCACCCGGACGTGGACGGCCGGCTCGCGCTGCCGCCCAACATGGTGGGTCGCGAGCAGGCGCTCTCGCTCTGCCAGCAGGCGGCCCGGGACCGGGTGCACGTCTTCGACGTGGAGAACCACGAGGGCACCCCGGTCTACGTGCACGCCAAGGTCTGCGTGATCGACGACGTCTGGGCCAGCGTCGGCAGCGACAACTTCAACCGCCGCTCCTGGACGCACGACAGCGAGCTGTCCTGCGCGGTGCTGGACGACACCCGGGACGAGCGGCCCCCCACCGACCCGGCCGGCCTCGGCGACGGCGCCCGGGTCTTCGCCCGGGACCTGCGGCTACGGCTGTGGCGGGAGCACCTGGACCGGGACCCGGCCGGTGGCGAGGACCACGATCTGCTCGACCCGGCCGAGGCCGTGCAGGCGATCACCGACGCGGCGGACGCGCTGCACCGCTGGCACGACGGGGGCCGGGTCGGTCCCCGCCCGCCGGGTCGGCTGCGCCCGCACCGGCCGGAGCGGCTGCCCTGGCACACCCGGGTCTGGGCGCTGCCCGCGTACCGGCTGGTCTACGACCCGGACGGCAGGCCGCTGCGGGCCCGGCGGGCCGGCACCTGGTGA